Proteins encoded in a region of the Isosphaeraceae bacterium EP7 genome:
- a CDS encoding sigma-70 family RNA polymerase sigma factor yields MSVGEVEVEGDGELAAFLARIQAGDDDAARELLTRYEAEVRLVVRRQLPRLLRSRFDSVDFLQSVWGSFFHRVRTGPGVAEFQDTRHLVAFLARAAKNKVIDEYRKAASRKQDMHREEPLWVDGDRPRDLADGGASPSQLAQAREVYDQLRDLLPEEKRVVLELKAEGLSSKDIGDRLGVSERTIQRVLEDLRRRSEAQHEAPPH; encoded by the coding sequence ATGTCCGTGGGCGAAGTCGAGGTGGAGGGCGACGGCGAGCTGGCGGCGTTCCTGGCGAGGATCCAGGCCGGCGACGACGACGCGGCACGCGAGCTTCTCACTCGGTATGAAGCCGAGGTCCGGCTGGTCGTGCGCAGGCAACTGCCCCGGCTGCTCCGATCGAGGTTCGACTCGGTCGACTTCCTCCAAAGCGTCTGGGGCAGCTTCTTCCACCGGGTGCGCACCGGGCCCGGGGTGGCCGAGTTCCAGGATACGAGGCATCTTGTCGCCTTCCTGGCCCGTGCTGCGAAAAATAAGGTTATCGACGAGTATCGCAAGGCCGCCAGCCGCAAGCAGGACATGCACCGCGAGGAGCCGCTCTGGGTCGACGGCGACAGGCCACGCGACCTCGCCGACGGCGGGGCGAGCCCCAGCCAGCTGGCCCAGGCACGCGAGGTCTACGACCAGCTCAGGGACCTGCTGCCCGAAGAGAAGCGGGTCGTGCTTGAGCTTAAGGCCGAGGGGCTCTCCAGCAAGGACATCGGCGACCGGCTCGGGGTCAGCGAACGGACCATCCAGCGTGTCCTGGAAGACTTGCGACGACGGTCCGAGGCGCAGCACGAGGCCCCGCCGCACTAG
- the thrS gene encoding threonine--tRNA ligase codes for MVQVKLPDGSVKEYPDGTSPKSIAEGIGRRLADAAVAAVVDGVIVDLERPLEVDRETPIELRLLTGRDPEALGVLRHSTAHIMARAILRLFPGAQLAFGPTTSGGFYYDVDLPDRPLSEEDFPAIEREMAELTKLAEPFERFSLPAAEARTFCGDLGQGYKVEHIDDELHKFGILSFYRQGEFVDLCRGPHIPHAGKVGAFKLLSIAGAYWKAHTDRKMLQRVYGTAFFDKKEMDAHLTRLEEAKKRDHRRIGKELNLFTISPLVGSGLVLWMPKGATIRGVLETFLKDELMRRGYQPVYTPHIGKIELYQTSGHYPYYKDSQFPPIRMLSDAAMALVDGLEKGTIDDVGQKKLLADAGIPENMHGKEGTPATSYFALDPAGRVGYVQDLGVSEEYLLKPMNCPHHIQIYAAQPRSYRDLPVRLAEFGTVYRYEQSGELSGMTRVRGFTQDDAHLFCTDEQVRAEFRSTLELTQFVLTTLGLDDYKVRLSRSDPDDPKYQGAEGAIWQRAEADIRAVLDEMGLPYEEAPGEAAFYGPKADFIVRDCIGRSWQLGTVQLDYVLPERFGLEYTGADNQPHRPVMIHRAPFGSMERFMGILIEHFAGAFPLWLAPEQVRVLPISEKVADYAQTVLDSLRAAGLRAEIDGRPEKIGSKIRDAQLEKIPVMLVVGVKEAEAGLVSYRDRLDGDKGAKPLAEVVAQLKSESDSRAYRPPTPPPAVDTDEHHGEDHTY; via the coding sequence ATGGTGCAAGTCAAGCTGCCGGACGGTTCGGTCAAAGAGTATCCCGACGGGACGAGCCCGAAGTCGATCGCCGAAGGAATCGGCCGGAGGCTGGCCGACGCGGCCGTCGCCGCGGTGGTCGACGGAGTGATCGTCGACCTCGAGCGCCCGCTGGAGGTGGATCGCGAGACGCCCATCGAGCTGCGGCTGCTGACCGGGCGAGACCCCGAGGCGCTCGGCGTGCTGCGGCACTCCACGGCCCACATCATGGCCAGGGCCATCCTGCGGCTGTTCCCGGGGGCGCAACTGGCATTCGGGCCGACCACCTCGGGCGGATTCTACTACGACGTCGACCTGCCCGACCGGCCGCTCTCCGAAGAAGATTTCCCGGCGATCGAGCGGGAGATGGCCGAGCTGACCAAGCTGGCCGAGCCCTTCGAACGCTTCAGCCTGCCCGCCGCCGAGGCCCGAACCTTCTGCGGCGACCTGGGGCAGGGCTACAAGGTTGAGCACATCGACGACGAGCTGCACAAGTTCGGCATCCTCAGTTTCTACCGCCAGGGGGAGTTCGTCGACCTCTGCCGCGGCCCGCACATCCCGCACGCCGGCAAGGTGGGCGCGTTCAAGCTGCTTTCCATCGCCGGGGCTTACTGGAAGGCCCACACCGACCGCAAGATGCTCCAACGCGTCTACGGCACCGCCTTCTTCGACAAGAAGGAGATGGACGCCCACCTCACACGGCTGGAAGAGGCCAAGAAACGGGACCACCGGCGGATCGGCAAAGAGCTGAACCTCTTCACCATCTCGCCCCTGGTCGGCTCGGGCCTGGTGCTCTGGATGCCCAAGGGGGCGACGATCCGCGGGGTCCTGGAGACGTTCCTCAAGGACGAGCTGATGCGCCGGGGCTATCAGCCGGTCTACACGCCGCACATCGGCAAGATCGAGCTGTACCAGACCAGTGGCCACTATCCTTATTATAAGGACAGCCAGTTCCCGCCGATCCGGATGCTCAGCGACGCCGCCATGGCGTTGGTGGATGGCCTGGAAAAGGGGACGATCGACGACGTCGGGCAGAAGAAGCTGCTCGCCGACGCCGGAATCCCGGAGAACATGCACGGCAAGGAGGGGACCCCCGCCACGTCGTACTTCGCCCTCGACCCGGCCGGGCGAGTTGGTTATGTGCAGGACCTTGGCGTGAGCGAGGAATACCTGCTCAAGCCGATGAATTGCCCGCATCACATCCAGATCTACGCCGCGCAGCCGAGGAGCTACCGCGACCTGCCCGTCAGGCTCGCCGAGTTCGGCACCGTCTACCGCTACGAGCAGTCGGGCGAGCTTTCCGGGATGACGCGCGTCCGCGGCTTCACCCAGGACGATGCGCACCTCTTCTGCACCGACGAGCAGGTTCGGGCCGAGTTCCGCTCGACCCTGGAACTGACCCAGTTCGTGCTGACGACCCTGGGCCTGGACGACTACAAGGTGCGGCTCTCGCGCAGCGACCCCGACGATCCCAAGTATCAGGGGGCTGAAGGGGCCATCTGGCAACGGGCCGAGGCCGACATCCGGGCGGTTCTCGACGAGATGGGCCTGCCCTACGAAGAGGCACCAGGCGAGGCCGCCTTCTACGGGCCCAAGGCCGACTTCATCGTCAGGGACTGCATCGGCCGGAGCTGGCAGCTCGGCACAGTGCAGCTCGACTACGTCCTGCCCGAGCGGTTCGGCCTCGAGTACACCGGCGCCGACAACCAGCCGCACCGGCCGGTCATGATCCATCGCGCGCCGTTCGGCAGCATGGAACGGTTCATGGGGATCCTGATCGAGCACTTCGCCGGCGCCTTCCCGCTCTGGCTGGCCCCCGAGCAGGTCCGCGTGCTCCCCATCTCCGAGAAGGTGGCCGACTACGCCCAGACGGTCCTGGACTCCCTCCGAGCCGCCGGCCTGCGTGCCGAGATCGACGGCCGACCCGAGAAGATCGGCTCGAAGATCCGCGACGCCCAGCTCGAGAAGATCCCTGTGATGCTCGTCGTGGGCGTCAAGGAAG
- a CDS encoding HD domain-containing protein → MTRRYVNQIANGDGVDEAYLVADKQLRSNRQGSLYLHLELRDKTGVIGARLWNATEALAGTFEAGDYLHARGKTQLFQGALQVILSHIEVIDPARLEPEEFMPQASQNVARLTKRLRDMLFGLNDPHLRALAECFLIDDEFLRKYTSAPAGIKNHHAYNAGLLEHVVTMMTAAGRIADLYPDVDKDLLLTGVFLHDVGKIDELGYDRTFSYTDRGQLVGHLIMGVVLLREKAAKVPDLTGEPFPDELLMRLEHMIVSHHGAHEFGSPKLPMTPEAVALHYLDNLDAKLHQVGREIRDDPNRDSSWTPFHQSLGRRIFKGTPGARAQSDGEASE, encoded by the coding sequence ATGACCCGCCGCTACGTCAATCAGATCGCCAACGGAGATGGCGTCGACGAGGCTTACCTCGTCGCCGACAAGCAGCTCCGGTCCAACCGCCAGGGGAGCCTCTACCTCCACCTGGAATTGCGTGACAAGACCGGCGTCATCGGCGCCCGGCTCTGGAACGCCACGGAAGCCCTCGCCGGCACCTTCGAGGCCGGGGATTATCTGCACGCCCGCGGGAAGACCCAGCTCTTTCAGGGGGCCTTGCAGGTCATCCTCTCGCACATCGAGGTGATCGACCCCGCTCGGCTCGAGCCCGAAGAGTTCATGCCCCAGGCCAGCCAGAACGTCGCCAGGCTGACCAAACGCCTGCGAGACATGCTCTTCGGCCTGAACGACCCCCACCTGCGGGCCCTGGCCGAGTGCTTCCTGATCGACGACGAATTCCTCCGCAAGTATACCTCCGCGCCGGCCGGCATCAAGAACCACCACGCCTACAACGCCGGGCTGCTCGAGCACGTCGTCACCATGATGACCGCCGCCGGCCGGATCGCCGACCTCTACCCGGACGTCGACAAAGACCTGCTGCTCACCGGCGTCTTCCTGCACGACGTCGGCAAGATCGACGAGCTCGGCTACGACCGCACCTTCTCCTATACCGACCGCGGCCAGCTCGTCGGCCACCTGATCATGGGCGTAGTGCTGCTCCGAGAGAAGGCCGCCAAGGTCCCCGACCTGACCGGCGAGCCCTTCCCCGATGAGCTCCTGATGCGCCTGGAGCACATGATCGTCAGCCACCATGGCGCCCACGAATTCGGCAGCCCCAAGCTTCCGATGACCCCCGAAGCGGTCGCCCTGCACTACCTGGATAACCTCGACGCCAAGCTCCACCAGGTCGGCCGCGAGATCCGCGACGACCCCAACCGCGACTCGAGCTGGACCCCCTTCCATCAGAGTCTCGGCAGGCGCATCTTCAAGGGGACTCCCGGCGCACGGGCGCAGTCCGACGGCGAGGCGAGCGAGTGA
- a CDS encoding protein kinase produces MTQVASGRTWDEAEAPGAARLARRFEAAWREGMRPDLASYLPDSPPERPAVLLALLRAEMGLKAEEGEVPRVEVYRGRFPAEIAGEVLVGLAYEEFCLREDAGEEPEPAEYLARFPEASTALRRVLDIHGLVGSGTTTTTQDCDVSGGVAFPEAGQTIGGFHLVEELGRGAFARVFLARERQLADRPVALKVSRTGSREPQTLARLQHTNIVPVHSYRVDPATGLHLLCMPYFGGLTLARLLASQADEPVRSGGDLVARLDQIAHQTGAAATGRSTARAALARRTYPRAVAWWAARMAEALEHAHDRGVLHRDVKPSNVLLTGDGLPMLLDFNLARESVADDAEGPATLGGTFDYMAPEHLEALADGLPDEVDARSDIYSMGVLLYETLAGARPFASASKARTVTETLLRAADERRRVVASPRAVRPEVPPDLDAVVRRCLAPDRSQRYANATELAIDLRAVADDMPLKYAREPLPSRYRRWSRRNRRALIVSIPLALALIVAGATAWRVRDDRIQLKADAKTEVKHALTEAKGAIAANNVDLAMERFRAAASRAKPFPEFWEAHQRAIEGLAKAQEMRAIRDRAEAFLAQAGSIRYVFLNKGEDLGNAAGRLERLIEPFFEFNKATGKWERRTVLTFLEQETQLPRLKREVDELLFLWALGHDELPDASALRTFALAHRFWGRAAVFAADPGPWEALRSRLDPSRAKGRTTAPSIAPSPGDPTLSPRACFQWAMLKNEENRRVDSIDFLTRATRDDPGNAWYHSVLAMIHDSSGSLADGSGVEHDDLALQHDTAALAIEPDSPYFRFALAQHYRLRNANELALGEFEQAHYDFGRLPSDLQDPAFARRYALEMGIVHQQLGNAADARQEYDRLIRVPKDDHYARAARINLAKLEVDSGSMERARAIYDDLLVRARTRGDDDTKVRDDVEARLGRALLGLIQGRPSEAEADLNLLLGPNGLAARDLTRRADAMAQRAKARLMLGKDAEALRDARAAERIDPSPSHRRLANRAALALGVDDLHNHRPEDLILMPLAGPELKADLRRAAERLAQRAYGKGDPADDLWARLSSALILSTLGDHAAAEADASKALSEAPLNARASLVRARVRRRAGRLDAAMADVDQALLCEPDDPRLLEFRGLVLLELGQPAAAKIELDRALSRGAERTVHAVRARVFDALGRRDESVAEWEQALIYDPEDPRNYLGRARAWLSLGRNDQALIDLEGAAAWSSDHPSLILPITWTYARCLPDRPLRLHRFLRLVRRSLLSLTVAHTGLVVYQPRPGRLPKGPPTRGPANAALTRPERRPYNRPPDGRVPD; encoded by the coding sequence ATGACTCAAGTCGCCTCCGGACGGACCTGGGACGAGGCCGAGGCCCCCGGCGCGGCCCGACTGGCACGGCGCTTCGAGGCGGCCTGGCGCGAGGGGATGCGTCCCGACCTCGCCTCGTACCTGCCGGACTCCCCGCCCGAGCGACCTGCCGTGCTGCTCGCCCTGCTCAGGGCCGAGATGGGCCTCAAGGCCGAGGAGGGGGAAGTCCCTCGTGTCGAGGTCTACCGCGGGCGATTCCCGGCGGAGATCGCCGGCGAGGTGCTGGTCGGCCTGGCCTACGAAGAGTTCTGCCTGCGAGAAGACGCCGGCGAGGAACCCGAGCCGGCCGAGTACCTGGCGCGATTCCCCGAGGCCTCCACCGCCCTGCGCAGGGTGCTCGACATCCACGGCCTGGTGGGCTCGGGCACCACCACCACGACGCAAGACTGCGATGTGTCGGGCGGCGTCGCCTTCCCCGAGGCGGGCCAGACGATCGGCGGCTTCCACCTGGTCGAGGAACTGGGCCGGGGCGCCTTCGCCCGGGTCTTTCTGGCCCGCGAGCGGCAGCTCGCCGACCGGCCGGTGGCCTTGAAGGTCTCGCGCACCGGATCGCGAGAGCCCCAAACGTTGGCCCGGCTCCAGCACACGAATATCGTGCCGGTGCACTCGTACCGGGTCGACCCAGCGACCGGGCTGCACTTGCTCTGCATGCCCTATTTCGGCGGGCTGACGCTCGCCCGACTCCTGGCCAGCCAGGCGGACGAGCCGGTACGCTCGGGCGGCGATCTGGTGGCGAGGCTCGACCAGATCGCCCATCAGACCGGGGCGGCGGCAACGGGTCGGTCGACGGCCCGCGCGGCGCTGGCCAGGCGCACCTACCCGAGGGCCGTCGCCTGGTGGGCCGCGCGGATGGCCGAGGCCCTGGAACATGCGCACGACCGGGGTGTGCTGCATCGCGACGTCAAGCCGTCCAACGTGCTGCTGACCGGCGACGGCCTTCCGATGCTGCTCGACTTCAATCTGGCCCGCGAGTCGGTCGCGGACGACGCCGAGGGGCCCGCGACCCTCGGCGGGACGTTCGACTACATGGCCCCGGAACACCTGGAGGCCCTTGCCGACGGCCTGCCCGACGAGGTCGATGCCCGATCCGACATTTACTCGATGGGCGTCCTGCTCTACGAGACTCTGGCGGGAGCCCGGCCGTTTGCCTCGGCCAGCAAGGCCCGGACGGTGACTGAGACTCTCCTGCGGGCCGCCGACGAGCGTCGGAGGGTGGTCGCCTCGCCGCGAGCTGTCCGGCCCGAGGTCCCGCCCGATCTCGACGCCGTCGTCCGCCGCTGCCTGGCGCCCGACCGATCCCAGCGGTACGCCAACGCCACCGAGCTTGCCATCGACCTCCGGGCCGTGGCCGACGACATGCCCCTGAAATACGCCCGAGAGCCGCTTCCCAGCCGCTATCGCCGCTGGTCCAGGCGCAACCGCCGGGCCCTCATCGTCTCGATCCCCCTGGCCCTGGCGCTGATCGTGGCCGGGGCGACCGCATGGAGGGTGCGCGACGACCGGATCCAGCTCAAGGCCGACGCGAAGACCGAGGTGAAGCACGCTCTCACCGAGGCCAAGGGCGCGATCGCCGCTAATAACGTCGACCTGGCCATGGAGCGATTCCGAGCTGCCGCGTCACGCGCCAAGCCGTTCCCCGAATTCTGGGAGGCCCATCAGCGGGCAATCGAGGGACTCGCCAAGGCCCAGGAGATGCGTGCGATCCGCGACCGGGCCGAGGCGTTCCTCGCCCAGGCCGGCTCGATCCGATACGTGTTCCTCAACAAGGGTGAAGACCTGGGCAACGCGGCCGGTCGCCTGGAACGACTGATCGAGCCCTTCTTCGAATTCAATAAAGCCACCGGCAAGTGGGAGCGGCGGACAGTCCTGACCTTCCTGGAGCAAGAAACACAACTACCGAGGCTGAAGCGGGAGGTCGACGAGCTGCTGTTCCTCTGGGCGCTCGGGCACGACGAACTGCCCGACGCCTCGGCGCTTCGCACGTTCGCCCTGGCCCACCGCTTCTGGGGCCGCGCGGCCGTCTTCGCCGCCGACCCGGGGCCATGGGAGGCGCTGCGGTCGAGGCTCGACCCAAGCCGGGCCAAGGGACGGACGACGGCCCCGTCGATCGCCCCCTCACCCGGAGACCCGACGCTCTCGCCACGAGCCTGCTTCCAGTGGGCGATGCTGAAGAACGAGGAGAACCGCCGGGTCGACAGCATCGACTTCCTCACCAGGGCGACGCGTGACGACCCTGGCAACGCCTGGTACCACAGCGTCCTCGCCATGATCCACGACAGCAGCGGCAGCCTGGCCGACGGGTCGGGGGTCGAGCACGATGACCTCGCCCTCCAGCACGACACCGCCGCGCTGGCCATCGAGCCCGATTCGCCCTATTTCCGGTTTGCGCTGGCGCAGCACTACCGCCTTCGCAATGCCAACGAGCTGGCCCTCGGCGAATTCGAACAGGCCCACTACGACTTCGGCCGTCTGCCCAGCGACCTTCAGGATCCCGCCTTCGCCCGGCGTTACGCCCTAGAGATGGGCATCGTCCACCAGCAGCTGGGAAACGCCGCCGATGCCAGGCAGGAATACGACCGCCTGATTCGCGTGCCCAAGGACGACCATTACGCCCGCGCCGCCCGCATCAACCTGGCCAAGCTCGAGGTTGATTCCGGGTCGATGGAACGTGCGAGGGCAATCTACGATGACCTGCTGGTGAGGGCGAGGACCAGGGGCGACGATGACACCAAGGTCCGCGACGACGTCGAGGCCCGCCTGGGCCGGGCCCTCCTCGGCCTGATCCAGGGGAGGCCCTCCGAGGCCGAGGCCGATCTCAACCTGCTGCTCGGCCCCAACGGGCTCGCCGCCAGGGACCTGACGAGGCGAGCCGATGCGATGGCGCAACGGGCCAAGGCCCGCCTGATGCTCGGCAAGGACGCCGAGGCCTTGCGCGACGCCAGGGCAGCCGAACGGATCGACCCCAGCCCCTCGCACCGGCGCCTGGCCAACCGAGCCGCGCTGGCCCTTGGCGTTGACGACCTGCACAACCACAGGCCGGAAGACCTGATCTTGATGCCCCTTGCCGGGCCCGAGTTGAAGGCCGACCTCCGCCGGGCCGCCGAACGGCTCGCCCAAAGGGCCTACGGCAAGGGGGACCCGGCCGACGACCTCTGGGCCCGGCTCTCGTCGGCCCTGATCCTGTCGACGCTGGGCGATCATGCCGCCGCCGAGGCCGACGCCTCGAAGGCCCTGTCCGAAGCGCCGCTCAATGCCCGCGCCTCTCTGGTCCGCGCTCGGGTTCGCCGCAGGGCCGGTCGCCTGGATGCCGCGATGGCCGACGTGGATCAGGCGCTGCTCTGCGAGCCCGACGACCCCCGGCTACTGGAATTCCGCGGGCTCGTCCTCCTCGAGCTCGGACAGCCGGCCGCCGCGAAGATCGAGCTGGACCGGGCCCTGTCGCGTGGCGCCGAGCGGACCGTCCACGCCGTACGCGCCAGGGTCTTCGACGCACTCGGCCGTCGCGATGAATCCGTCGCCGAGTGGGAGCAGGCGCTGATCTATGACCCCGAAGATCCGCGCAACTACCTGGGCCGCGCCCGGGCCTGGCTGAGCCTGGGGCGGAATGACCAGGCCCTCATCGATCTGGAAGGGGCCGCGGCCTGGTCCAGCGATCATCCGTCCCTGATCCTGCCGATCACCTGGACCTACGCCCGCTGCCTACCGGACCGGCCGCTGCGACTCCACCGGTTCCTGAGGCTCGTGAGGCGCAGCCTCCTCTCGCTGACCGTCGCGCACACGGGCTTGGTGGTCTACCAGCCTCGCCCCGGCCGCCTCCCGAAGGGTCCCCCGACTCGGGGACCGGCCAACGCCGCCTTGACCCGGCCGGAACGGCGCCCCTACAATCGGCCTCCCGACGGGCGCGTGCCCGACTGA
- a CDS encoding Uma2 family endonuclease: MSTIQARRAEPETQPEARISLDLAGTLMTPEEFDSIEDWDEFYVYELIRGILVVSPSPSPLERGPVDFLAHVLLSYQERQPEGLALDATLPEHTIRVGTNRRRADRVIWAGLGRLPNFAEETPTIVIEFVSAGKRNRHRDYVEKRDEYLGCGVKEYWVADRFQRCMTVFRAGEEQRLEEAETYRTPLLPGFELVMAKLFGFIDRMAGQAGA, translated from the coding sequence ATGTCCACGATCCAGGCCCGAAGAGCCGAGCCGGAGACCCAACCCGAGGCGAGGATCTCCCTCGACTTGGCCGGCACGCTCATGACGCCCGAAGAGTTCGACTCGATCGAGGATTGGGATGAGTTCTACGTCTACGAGCTGATTCGGGGGATCCTCGTCGTGTCTCCTTCTCCTTCACCCCTCGAACGAGGGCCGGTCGACTTCCTTGCCCATGTCCTGCTGAGTTATCAGGAACGGCAGCCCGAGGGGTTGGCCTTGGATGCGACACTCCCCGAGCACACGATCCGCGTGGGTACAAACCGCCGCCGGGCCGACCGCGTCATCTGGGCCGGCCTGGGTCGACTCCCCAACTTCGCCGAGGAAACGCCGACGATCGTCATCGAGTTCGTCTCGGCCGGAAAGCGGAATCGGCATCGCGATTATGTCGAGAAGCGAGATGAGTACCTGGGTTGCGGGGTCAAGGAGTATTGGGTTGCCGACCGCTTCCAGCGTTGCATGACGGTCTTTCGGGCCGGTGAGGAACAGCGGTTGGAAGAGGCGGAGACCTATCGAACTCCTCTCCTGCCCGGGTTCGAACTCGTCATGGCCAAGCTGTTCGGCTTCATCGACCGGATGGCGGGCCAAGCCGGGGCGTAG